A section of the Humulus lupulus chromosome 2, drHumLupu1.1, whole genome shotgun sequence genome encodes:
- the LOC133818094 gene encoding peroxidase 31 has protein sequence MAASMLHIITIILATSSALLSSPAESRSTRLYPNYYRRTCPRFEQIIQDTVTNKQISSPSTAAATLRLFFHDCLLNGCDGSILISSTPFNSAERDAEINLSLPGDAFDVVVRAKTALELACPNTVSCADILAVATRDLVTMLGGPHYNVLLGRRDGRVSRASDVEGHLPRTTDSMSRIIQLFESRGFTIQEMVALSGAHTVGFSHCKEFSAGIYNYSKTASSDPQYNSRFASVLQKACADYQKNPTLSIFNDVMTPNKFDNMYYQNIQKGLGLLKSDHGLHSDPRTRPFVDLYGKNQEKFFQDFVRAMEKLSVLGVITGSKDGDIRRRCDQFN, from the coding sequence ATGGCGGCTTCAATGCTCCACATTATTACCATCATTCTCGCTACTTCTTCAGCTCTTCTTAGCTCACCAGCTGAGTCCAGGTCCACCAGGTTGTACCCAAACTACTATCGAAGAACCTGCCCTAGATTCGAGCAAATCATCCAAGACACCGTCACCAACAAACAGATCTCCAGCCCCTCCACTGCCGCCGCCACCCTCCGCCTCTTCTTCCACGATTGCCTCCTCAACGGTTGCGACGGCTCCATTCTTATTTCATCCACACCCTTCAACTCCGCCGAGCGCGACGCCGAGATCAACCTCTCCCTTCCCGGAGATGCATTCGACGTCGTCGTCCGGGCCAAGACCGCGCTCGAGCTTGCTTGCCCCAACACCGTCTCCTGCGCTGATATCCTCGCCGTCGCCACCCGTGACCTCGTCACCATGCTCGGTGGACCTCATTACAACGTACTCCTCGGCCGAAGAGACGGTCGCGTCTCCAGAGCTTCCGATGTCGAAGGCCACCTCCCTCGAACCACTGATTCGATGTCGCGAATCATTCAATTGTTCGAATCCAGAGGTTTCACCATACAGGAAATGGTGGCATTGAGCGGCGCCCACACGGTTGGGTTCTCGCATTGTAAAGAATTCAGCGCCGGGATCTACAACTACAGTAAAACGGCGTCGTCTGATCCCCAATACAACTCTAGATTCGCTTCTGTGTTACAGAAGGCTTGTGCCGACTACCAGAAGAACCCTACTCTCTCTATTTTCAACGACGTTATGACCCCAAACAAGTTCGATAACATGTATTACCAGAACATACAAAAGGGGCTAGGGCTTCTGAAATCGGATCACGGCCTCCACAGTGACCCAAGAACAAGGCCTTTCGTTGATTTGTACGGGAAAAACCAAGAGAAATTCTTTCAGGACTTTGTTCGAGCAATGGAGAAGCTCAGCGTTCTTGGAGTCATAACCGGAAGTAAAGACGGAGATATTAGGCGAAGGTGTGATCAGTTCAATTAA